One part of the Humulus lupulus chromosome 9, drHumLupu1.1, whole genome shotgun sequence genome encodes these proteins:
- the LOC133801117 gene encoding protein root UVB sensitive 2, chloroplastic isoform X1: protein MLSILYEKIKMQKKEELDKPAQAPVYWIEISDSVSRRCQFEHDGQLSVSLVDDSRPIAHRVVESFLNKFFPSGYPYSVNEGYLRYTQFRALQHLTSATLSVLSTQSLLFAAGLRPTPAQATVVSWVLKDGMQHVGKLICSNLGARMDSEPKRWRVLADVLYDLGTGLEVLSPLCPHLFLEMAGLGNFAKGMAVVAARATRLPIYSSFAKEGNLSDLFAKGEAISTLFNVVGIGAGIQLASTVCSTMQGKLIVGPLLSVIHVYSVVEEMRAAPVNTLNPQRTAMIVADFLKTGKVSSPADLRYRESLLFPGRLIEDAGNVKVGRAIHKVVKPSKLRELKQIFPEEKFILSHGNKWVDMVLMHNATGEDALRGWLVAAHAAEMEKSSHEPSTSVLEASYQKMNHEFGPFLSELQVKGWHTDRFHDGTGCRFAM from the exons ATGTTAAGCATACTTTAT GAGAAGATAAAGATGCAGAAGAAGGAGGAGTTAGATAAACCAGCCCAAGCGCCTGTTTACTGGATCGAAATATCTGATTCTGTCTCACGCCGCTGCCAGTTTGAACATGATGGTCAACTTTCT GTGTCACTTGTTGATGACTCAAGACCAATAGCCCATAGGGTGGTTGAATCCTTCTTGAATAAATTTTTCCCCTCAGGATATCCATACAG TGTCAACGAAGGATATCTCAGATACACACAATTTCGAGCTTTGCAACACTTAACCAGTGCAACACTCTCTGTGCTATCAACTCAG TCACTACTGTTTGCTGCAGGCTTGCGACCCACTCCAGCACAAGCAACTGTAGTAAGTTGG GTCTTAAAGGATGGGATGCAACATGTTGGTAAGCTCATATGTAGTAATTTGGGTGCAAGAATGGATTCAGAACCTAAACGATGGAGAGTTCTtg CTGATGTGCTCTATGACTTGGGCACGGGTTTGGAAGTTCTTTCTCCATTGTGTCCACATCTTTTTCTGGAAATGGCAGGCCTAGGAAATTTTGCCAAG GGTATGGCAGTTGTTGCAGCCAGAGCAACAAGGTTACCAATATATTCTTCTTTTGCAAAAGAAGGTAATCTTAGTGATCTTTTCGCAAAAGGAGAAGCCATCTCAACTCTTTTTAATGTTGTTGGGATAGGAGCAGGAATACAGTTAGCATCTACTGTTTGTTCAACAATGCAAGGAAAG TTGATTGTGGGGCCTCTTCTTTCGGTCATACATGTATACAGTGTCGTTGAAGAAATGCGAGCTGCCCCCGTTAACACATTGAATCCACAGAGGACTGCAATGATAGTAGCAGATTTTTTGAAG ACAGGAAAAGTTTCAAGTCCAGCTGACCTAAGGTATCGAGAATCTCTCCTATTTCCTGGGAGACTCATTGAAGATGCCGGAAATGTTAAAGTAGGGAGGGCTATACACAAGGTTGTTAAGCCTTCGAAACTTCGCGAACTGAAACAAATATTCCCCGAGGAGAAGTTTATTTTAAGTCATGGAAATAAATGGGTGGACATGGTATTGATGCACAATGCAACCGGTGAAGATGCCCTGCGGGGTTGGCTCGTTGCTGCACATGCTGCAGAGATGGAGAAGTCCTCCCACGAGCCCAGCACTAGTGTCTTGGAAGCGTCGTACCAGAAGATGAACCATGAATTCGGTCCATTCTTGTCTGAACTTCAGGTGAAAGGTTGGCACACTGATCGTTTCCATGATGGAACAGGATGCCGTTTCGCCATGTAA
- the LOC133801117 gene encoding protein root UVB sensitive 2, chloroplastic isoform X2, whose product MQKKEELDKPAQAPVYWIEISDSVSRRCQFEHDGQLSVSLVDDSRPIAHRVVESFLNKFFPSGYPYSVNEGYLRYTQFRALQHLTSATLSVLSTQSLLFAAGLRPTPAQATVVSWVLKDGMQHVGKLICSNLGARMDSEPKRWRVLADVLYDLGTGLEVLSPLCPHLFLEMAGLGNFAKGMAVVAARATRLPIYSSFAKEGNLSDLFAKGEAISTLFNVVGIGAGIQLASTVCSTMQGKLIVGPLLSVIHVYSVVEEMRAAPVNTLNPQRTAMIVADFLKTGKVSSPADLRYRESLLFPGRLIEDAGNVKVGRAIHKVVKPSKLRELKQIFPEEKFILSHGNKWVDMVLMHNATGEDALRGWLVAAHAAEMEKSSHEPSTSVLEASYQKMNHEFGPFLSELQVKGWHTDRFHDGTGCRFAM is encoded by the exons ATGCAGAAGAAGGAGGAGTTAGATAAACCAGCCCAAGCGCCTGTTTACTGGATCGAAATATCTGATTCTGTCTCACGCCGCTGCCAGTTTGAACATGATGGTCAACTTTCT GTGTCACTTGTTGATGACTCAAGACCAATAGCCCATAGGGTGGTTGAATCCTTCTTGAATAAATTTTTCCCCTCAGGATATCCATACAG TGTCAACGAAGGATATCTCAGATACACACAATTTCGAGCTTTGCAACACTTAACCAGTGCAACACTCTCTGTGCTATCAACTCAG TCACTACTGTTTGCTGCAGGCTTGCGACCCACTCCAGCACAAGCAACTGTAGTAAGTTGG GTCTTAAAGGATGGGATGCAACATGTTGGTAAGCTCATATGTAGTAATTTGGGTGCAAGAATGGATTCAGAACCTAAACGATGGAGAGTTCTtg CTGATGTGCTCTATGACTTGGGCACGGGTTTGGAAGTTCTTTCTCCATTGTGTCCACATCTTTTTCTGGAAATGGCAGGCCTAGGAAATTTTGCCAAG GGTATGGCAGTTGTTGCAGCCAGAGCAACAAGGTTACCAATATATTCTTCTTTTGCAAAAGAAGGTAATCTTAGTGATCTTTTCGCAAAAGGAGAAGCCATCTCAACTCTTTTTAATGTTGTTGGGATAGGAGCAGGAATACAGTTAGCATCTACTGTTTGTTCAACAATGCAAGGAAAG TTGATTGTGGGGCCTCTTCTTTCGGTCATACATGTATACAGTGTCGTTGAAGAAATGCGAGCTGCCCCCGTTAACACATTGAATCCACAGAGGACTGCAATGATAGTAGCAGATTTTTTGAAG ACAGGAAAAGTTTCAAGTCCAGCTGACCTAAGGTATCGAGAATCTCTCCTATTTCCTGGGAGACTCATTGAAGATGCCGGAAATGTTAAAGTAGGGAGGGCTATACACAAGGTTGTTAAGCCTTCGAAACTTCGCGAACTGAAACAAATATTCCCCGAGGAGAAGTTTATTTTAAGTCATGGAAATAAATGGGTGGACATGGTATTGATGCACAATGCAACCGGTGAAGATGCCCTGCGGGGTTGGCTCGTTGCTGCACATGCTGCAGAGATGGAGAAGTCCTCCCACGAGCCCAGCACTAGTGTCTTGGAAGCGTCGTACCAGAAGATGAACCATGAATTCGGTCCATTCTTGTCTGAACTTCAGGTGAAAGGTTGGCACACTGATCGTTTCCATGATGGAACAGGATGCCGTTTCGCCATGTAA